One genomic region from Jiangella sp. DSM 45060 encodes:
- the ligD gene encoding non-homologous end-joining DNA ligase, with translation MMATLAPALPPDDGGWGFEVKWDGVRTIAYVTDDGVRLSSRTLRDVTRVYPDVHGVASALTGRRVILDGEVVAFDDTGRPSFEKLQSRMNVEVSGLSDPLVTGAPAVYVLFDLLWLDDRSLMDAPYSERRGLLDELLPSGGPGWTVPAYVPGDGAAMLAATKAQRLEGVIAKRLASRYLPGKRGRDWLKVKNVSRQEVVIGGWLPGEGGLTGTVGALAVGVYSPDGAFRYAGRVGTGFTLAERRRLASLLAHLAAEASPFVGAQPDKPGCVFVRPELVCDVAFAEWTAIGTLRHPAYKGLRHDKPPRDVVREVAG, from the coding sequence ATGATGGCCACGCTGGCGCCCGCCCTGCCGCCCGACGACGGCGGCTGGGGCTTCGAGGTCAAGTGGGACGGTGTCCGGACCATCGCGTACGTCACCGACGACGGTGTGCGGCTGTCCAGCCGTACCCTGCGCGACGTCACGCGCGTCTATCCCGACGTGCACGGCGTCGCCTCGGCCTTGACCGGCCGCCGGGTCATCCTCGACGGTGAGGTCGTCGCGTTCGACGACACCGGGCGGCCGTCGTTCGAGAAGCTGCAGTCCCGGATGAACGTCGAGGTCTCCGGCCTGTCCGACCCGCTCGTCACCGGAGCGCCGGCCGTCTACGTCCTGTTCGACCTGCTGTGGCTGGACGACCGGTCGCTGATGGACGCGCCCTACTCGGAGCGGCGCGGGCTGCTGGACGAGCTGCTGCCGTCCGGCGGGCCGGGCTGGACCGTCCCCGCCTACGTCCCCGGCGACGGCGCCGCCATGCTGGCCGCCACGAAGGCGCAGCGGCTGGAGGGCGTCATCGCGAAGCGGCTGGCCAGCCGCTACCTGCCCGGCAAACGTGGGCGCGACTGGCTCAAGGTGAAGAACGTCTCGCGCCAGGAGGTCGTCATCGGCGGCTGGCTGCCCGGTGAGGGCGGGTTGACCGGCACCGTTGGCGCGCTGGCCGTCGGCGTCTACTCGCCCGACGGCGCCTTCCGGTACGCCGGGCGGGTCGGGACGGGGTTCACGCTGGCGGAGCGGCGGCGGCTGGCGTCGCTGCTCGCGCACCTGGCCGCCGAGGCGTCGCCGTTCGTGGGCGCCCAGCCCGACAAACCCGGCTGCGTGTTCGTCCGGCCGGAGCTGGTGTGCGACGTGGCGTTCGCCGAGTGGACGGCCATCGGCACGCTGCGCCATCCGGCCTACAAGGGCCTGCGCCACGACAAGCCCCCGCGCGACGTCGTCCGGGAAGTCGCCGGCTGA
- a CDS encoding winged helix-turn-helix domain-containing protein has product MAGELSLAQARRIALRAQLLDRPPPAASASPVTAVRVRSVLRALGAVQLDAVNVLVRSHYLTLYSRLGPYDPALLDDVVYRRRHGFEYWGHAASLLPVELYPALRWRMRRRDEQASWQRFRERVERERPGYLAALTAEVGARGPLAYTDLADRAQRDRTDLGEYADSTLLWYRWSDGKSALEGLFDAGALAASGRRGFERLYDLPSRVLPAAVLAAPDLSPEDGQRELVRWAMAGLGVATARDVADYFRTPGVDTRARLRELVASGELAPVRVEGWAEPTWLAPVPVPRSVEARALLSPFDSLLWERARVRRLFGFRHSFELYVKPEKREFGYFVLPFLLGDRLVARVDVKADRSRGVLLVPGAFAEDGVDVAGVVAALAGELRRLAAWLGLNAVEVGRRGSLAARLGRALD; this is encoded by the coding sequence ATGGCCGGGGAGCTGTCGCTCGCGCAGGCGCGGAGGATCGCGCTGCGGGCGCAGCTCCTGGACCGGCCCCCGCCGGCCGCGTCCGCGTCGCCGGTGACGGCCGTGCGGGTGCGGTCGGTGCTGCGGGCGCTCGGCGCGGTGCAGCTGGACGCCGTCAACGTGCTGGTCCGGTCGCACTACCTGACGTTGTACTCGCGGCTGGGCCCGTACGACCCGGCGCTGCTCGACGACGTCGTGTACCGGCGGCGGCACGGGTTCGAGTACTGGGGGCATGCGGCGTCGCTGTTGCCGGTCGAGCTGTATCCGGCGCTGCGGTGGCGGATGCGGCGGAGAGACGAACAGGCGTCCTGGCAGCGGTTCCGCGAGCGGGTGGAGCGGGAACGGCCCGGCTACCTGGCCGCGCTGACGGCCGAGGTCGGCGCCCGCGGGCCGCTCGCCTACACCGATCTCGCCGACAGAGCGCAGCGCGACCGCACCGACCTCGGCGAGTACGCGGACTCCACACTGCTCTGGTACCGCTGGTCCGACGGGAAGTCCGCGCTGGAGGGGCTCTTCGACGCCGGCGCGCTGGCCGCGTCGGGGCGGCGCGGGTTCGAGCGGCTCTACGACCTGCCGTCGCGCGTGTTGCCCGCGGCCGTGCTGGCCGCACCGGACCTGTCGCCGGAGGACGGGCAGCGCGAGCTGGTCCGGTGGGCGATGGCCGGGCTGGGCGTCGCGACCGCCCGGGACGTCGCCGACTACTTCCGCACGCCCGGCGTCGACACGCGGGCGCGGCTGCGCGAGCTGGTCGCGTCGGGGGAGCTGGCGCCGGTGCGCGTGGAGGGCTGGGCGGAGCCAACCTGGCTGGCGCCCGTCCCGGTCCCGCGGTCGGTCGAGGCACGGGCGCTGCTGTCGCCGTTCGACTCGCTGCTGTGGGAGCGCGCCCGGGTGCGGCGGCTGTTCGGGTTCCGGCACAGCTTTGAGCTGTACGTCAAGCCCGAGAAGCGCGAGTTCGGGTACTTCGTGCTGCCGTTCCTGCTGGGCGACCGGTTGGTCGCGCGGGTGGATGTCAAGGCGGACCGGTCGCGCGGTGTGCTGCTGGTGCCGGGAGCGTTCGCCGAGGACGGCGTCGACGTCGCTGGGGTCGTCGCGGCGCTGGCCGGGGAGCTGCGCCGGCTGGCCGCCTGGCTCGGGCTGAACGCCGTCGAGGTGGGGAGGCGCGGGTCCCTGGCCGCGCGATTGGGGCGTGCGCTCGATTAA
- a CDS encoding winged helix DNA-binding domain-containing protein: MHQRLDGRRLNRATLARQHLLGRTGRGALDVVRDLVGLQGQDPDPPYVMLWDRVDGFSVGQLTALQLDRSVVRATLFRGTLHLVATDDYLWLRPMLQPMLERWQRGAWGKALDGVDAAELAKVAEQLLDDGRLTRPRLSRALAARWPEHNSTALARSVQGLLPVVHPPPDGLWHRHGPAHIALAASWLGRPLSPGVPPTTLIRRYLAAFGPATVKDVQAWSGLTRLREVVEAMRPELVTFSGPQGEDLFDLPDAPRPDPDTPAPVRLLALADNVVLAYADRSRLVGPDAAARVGWEAAILVDGVVSGFWTLATDDDGAVLTADLLRPVTAAQEAELEAEATRLLAFAAPEADRRDVRLRVPAARA; this comes from the coding sequence ATGCACCAGCGACTCGACGGGCGGCGGCTGAACCGGGCGACGCTCGCGCGGCAGCACCTGCTCGGGCGCACCGGCCGAGGGGCGCTGGACGTCGTCCGCGATCTGGTGGGGCTGCAGGGCCAGGACCCGGACCCTCCGTACGTCATGCTGTGGGACCGCGTCGACGGCTTCAGCGTCGGGCAGCTGACCGCGCTGCAGCTCGACCGCAGCGTCGTCCGGGCCACGCTGTTCCGCGGCACGCTGCACCTCGTCGCCACCGACGACTATCTGTGGCTGCGTCCCATGCTCCAGCCGATGCTGGAACGCTGGCAGCGCGGCGCCTGGGGCAAGGCCCTCGACGGCGTCGACGCGGCGGAGCTGGCGAAGGTGGCCGAGCAGCTGCTCGACGACGGGCGGCTCACCCGGCCGCGGCTGAGCCGGGCGCTGGCCGCCCGCTGGCCCGAGCACAACTCGACGGCGCTGGCGCGGTCGGTGCAGGGGCTGCTGCCGGTCGTGCACCCGCCGCCGGACGGGCTGTGGCACCGGCACGGCCCGGCGCACATCGCGCTGGCGGCCAGCTGGCTCGGCCGGCCGCTCTCCCCCGGCGTGCCGCCGACCACGCTCATCCGCCGCTACCTCGCCGCGTTCGGCCCGGCCACCGTCAAGGACGTCCAGGCGTGGAGCGGGCTGACGCGGCTGCGCGAGGTCGTCGAGGCGATGCGCCCGGAGCTGGTGACGTTCAGCGGCCCGCAGGGCGAGGACCTGTTCGACCTCCCTGACGCGCCGCGGCCCGACCCGGACACGCCGGCGCCGGTCCGGCTGCTCGCCCTGGCCGACAACGTCGTGCTCGCCTACGCCGACCGGAGCCGCCTGGTCGGTCCGGACGCGGCGGCCCGGGTCGGGTGGGAGGCGGCCATCCTGGTCGACGGCGTGGTGAGCGGCTTCTGGACCCTCGCCACCGACGACGACGGCGCCGTGCTCACCGCCGACCTTCTGCGGCCGGTCACCGCCGCGCAGGAGGCCGAGCTGGAGGCCGAGGCGACCCGCCTGCTGGCCTTCGCCGCGCCCGAGGCCGACCGGCGCGACGTCAGACTGCGGGTCCCGGCCGCGCGAGCTTAA
- a CDS encoding DUF222 domain-containing protein codes for MAPTPPPAHRPAPPTNAAPTHSPTSAGPRSPPAPTPRHRTGPPLPNGPQPRPRRPATPGPSRPTAADRCTATPDQAGHAPAPARPTAAGLLTTAGPLTTAGPLTTAGRSTTAGRGERAPTHPAPGEARPRQRPIAVHVTIPFSTLAGFSDEPGELDGYGTIPATTARELAAAGVWTWLRTEPGTGQLLEHGRTRYRPTRALADFVVARDRTCRAPGCHQPAHTTDLDHVVPFASGGVTSPGNLHALCTTHHLLKHQGNWTVVRGSDGSTRWRSPTGHRYTRRPERCHGWRWDTVADTG; via the coding sequence ATCGCGCCGACACCGCCGCCGGCGCACCGGCCCGCACCGCCGACCAACGCCGCGCCGACGCACTCGCCGACCTCGGCTGGGCCGCGCTCGCCGCCTGCGCCAACCCCACGGCACCGGACGGGCCCACCGCTGCCGAACGGTCCACAGCCACGCCCGAGGCGACCAGCCACACCCGGGCCGAGCAGGCCAACGGCCGCCGACCGCTGCACAGCCACTCCAGACCAGGCCGGCCACGCTCCAGCACCGGCCAGGCCGACGGCTGCCGGCCTGCTCACGACGGCCGGCCCGCTCACGACGGCCGGTCCGCTCACGACGGCCGGGCGGTCCACGACGGCCGGCCGTGGCGAGCGTGCGCCCACCCACCCGGCCCCCGGCGAAGCGAGACCACGCCAGCGACCCATCGCGGTGCACGTGACGATCCCCTTCTCCACCCTCGCCGGCTTCAGCGACGAACCCGGCGAGCTCGACGGCTACGGGACCATCCCCGCCACGACCGCCCGGGAGCTCGCGGCCGCCGGGGTCTGGACCTGGCTGCGTACCGAACCCGGCACCGGGCAGCTGCTCGAGCACGGGCGCACCCGGTACCGTCCCACCCGGGCGCTCGCCGACTTCGTCGTGGCCCGCGACCGCACGTGCCGGGCGCCCGGGTGCCACCAGCCGGCGCACACCACCGACCTCGACCACGTGGTGCCCTTCGCGTCCGGCGGCGTCACGTCGCCGGGCAACCTGCACGCACTGTGTACCACGCACCATCTGCTCAAACACCAGGGGAACTGGACCGTCGTCCGGGGCTCGGACGGCAGCACGCGGTGGCGCAGCCCCACCGGCCACCGCTACACCCGCCGGCCGGAGCGATGTCACGGTTGGAGGTGGGACACCGTCGCCGACACCGGATGA
- a CDS encoding translation factor GTPase family protein: MRTLNLGILAHIDAGKTSLTERLLYAAGVIDEVGSVDAGSTQTDSLALERQRGITIRSAVVAFTVGDTAVNLIDTPGHPDFIAEVERVLSVLDGAVLVVSAVEGVQAQTRVLMRTLRRLRLPTLIFVNKLDRAGADLDAVIGQLAAKLTPRIVPLGDAARQGAKDATFRTFTEADDGFGARLAETLADGDDALLADYVERPAGVTHRRLLRSLARQSRSARVHPVFAGSAITGVGIDELTAGIVRLLPSTPVSDDGAGGPPEGSVFKVERGPAGEKIAYVRMAAGTLRTRDRLAAGKATAIRVFDDGGARPVTEVSAGRIAKVWGLNGVRVGDHLGAAHGDDAAQPHFAPPTLETVVVPRRARDRGALHAALAQLAEQDPLIDLRQDDLRREVSVSLYGEVQKEVVQATLEAEYGIGVDFRESTTIHVERVTGSGEAVELIQQDGNPFLAGVGLRVDPAPDRDGVTFGIEIELGSLPPAFLRAIDETVHETLRQGLHGWDVPDCRVTLVRSQYWPRQSHSHATFDKSMSSTAGDFRLLTPLVLMTALARAGTRVQEPVHRFELELPADCLGQVLPALARLRAVPGAPSPTASGYLLAGDLPAAHTHELQQQLPSLTRGEGVLETRFDRYQPVPGPPPERPRTDHDPLHRHEYLLHVVRRV, encoded by the coding sequence GTGCGTACGCTCAACCTGGGCATCCTCGCGCACATCGACGCCGGAAAGACCAGTCTGACCGAGCGGCTGCTGTATGCGGCCGGGGTCATCGACGAGGTCGGCAGTGTCGACGCGGGGAGCACACAGACCGACTCGCTCGCGCTGGAACGTCAGCGCGGCATCACCATCAGGTCCGCGGTCGTCGCGTTCACCGTCGGCGACACCGCGGTCAACCTCATCGACACGCCCGGCCACCCCGACTTCATCGCCGAGGTCGAGCGGGTGCTCAGCGTGCTTGACGGCGCCGTGCTGGTCGTGTCGGCGGTCGAGGGGGTGCAGGCGCAGACGCGAGTGCTCATGCGCACGCTGCGCCGCCTCCGCCTCCCGACGCTGATCTTCGTCAACAAGCTCGACCGCGCCGGCGCCGACCTGGACGCCGTCATCGGGCAGCTCGCGGCCAAGCTGACGCCGCGCATCGTCCCGCTCGGCGACGCTGCCCGGCAGGGCGCGAAGGACGCGACCTTCCGGACGTTCACCGAGGCCGACGACGGGTTCGGCGCACGGCTGGCCGAGACGCTGGCCGACGGCGACGACGCGCTGCTCGCGGACTATGTCGAGCGTCCGGCGGGCGTCACGCACCGGCGGCTGCTGCGTTCGCTGGCGCGGCAGTCGCGGTCGGCGCGGGTGCATCCGGTGTTCGCGGGCTCCGCCATCACGGGTGTGGGCATCGACGAGCTGACGGCGGGCATCGTGCGGCTGCTGCCGTCCACGCCGGTGTCGGACGACGGCGCGGGCGGCCCGCCGGAGGGCAGCGTGTTCAAGGTCGAGCGTGGCCCGGCCGGTGAGAAGATCGCCTACGTCCGCATGGCGGCCGGCACGCTGCGCACCCGCGACCGGCTGGCGGCCGGCAAGGCCACCGCCATCAGGGTCTTCGACGACGGCGGCGCGCGGCCGGTCACGGAGGTGTCGGCCGGGCGCATCGCCAAGGTCTGGGGCCTGAACGGCGTGCGCGTCGGCGACCACCTCGGCGCGGCGCACGGTGACGACGCGGCGCAGCCGCACTTCGCGCCGCCGACGCTCGAGACCGTCGTCGTGCCGCGGCGGGCCCGCGACCGTGGTGCCCTGCACGCGGCGCTGGCCCAGCTGGCCGAGCAGGACCCGCTGATCGACCTGCGCCAGGACGACCTGCGGCGGGAGGTGTCGGTGTCGCTCTACGGCGAGGTGCAGAAGGAGGTCGTCCAGGCGACCCTCGAGGCCGAGTACGGCATCGGCGTCGACTTCCGTGAATCCACCACCATCCACGTCGAGCGGGTCACCGGCAGCGGCGAGGCGGTCGAGCTGATCCAGCAGGACGGCAACCCGTTCCTCGCCGGCGTCGGGCTGCGGGTCGACCCGGCGCCGGACCGGGACGGGGTGACGTTCGGCATCGAGATCGAGTTGGGATCTCTGCCGCCGGCGTTCCTGCGGGCGATCGACGAGACCGTCCACGAGACGCTGCGGCAGGGCCTGCACGGCTGGGACGTGCCCGACTGCCGGGTGACGCTGGTCCGGTCGCAGTACTGGCCGCGGCAGAGCCACTCGCACGCCACGTTCGACAAGAGCATGTCGAGCACCGCGGGCGACTTCCGGCTGCTGACGCCGCTCGTGCTGATGACGGCGCTGGCGCGGGCGGGGACGCGGGTCCAGGAGCCCGTGCACCGGTTCGAGCTGGAGCTGCCGGCCGACTGCCTCGGCCAGGTGCTGCCCGCGCTGGCCCGGCTGCGGGCGGTGCCCGGCGCGCCGTCACCGACGGCGTCCGGCTACCTGCTGGCGGGCGACCTCCCGGCGGCGCACACGCACGAGCTGCAGCAGCAGTTGCCGTCGCTGACCCGAGGCGAGGGCGTCCTGGAGACCCGGTTCGACCGCTACCAGCCGGTGCCCGGCCCGCCGCCGGAGCGCCCCCGCACCGACCACGACCCGCTGCACCGCCACGAGTACCTGCTGCACGTCGTCCGCCGGGTGTGA
- a CDS encoding helix-turn-helix domain-containing protein gives MEDARLTVGQVARLAGVTPKTLRHYDRLGVLRPAEVDPVTGYRWYRPAQVEQVRLVRRLRALELPLEDVRRLLELVGDREAFRSALAEHRRRIDARVTRLRGILHTIDHALTDEEWTMSTPAAPVAEPELHRRLGADLFNDTWRLMELEDRSPADDVLMIHQAHASAYHWLQAGTPNNVARSHWLCSRVYCVVGRAEPALFHARLVLSTCQEHGIGDWDLAFAYEALGRAYAVAGDHDEARRHVEQARLASADISTDEDRELLLGDLETIPSAG, from the coding sequence GTGGAGGACGCGCGGCTGACCGTCGGCCAGGTGGCCCGGCTGGCCGGGGTCACCCCGAAGACGCTGCGGCACTACGACCGCCTCGGGGTGCTCCGGCCAGCGGAGGTCGACCCCGTCACCGGCTACCGGTGGTACCGGCCGGCGCAGGTCGAGCAGGTGCGGCTGGTGCGCCGGCTGCGCGCGCTGGAGCTGCCGCTGGAGGACGTCCGCCGGCTGTTGGAGCTGGTCGGCGACCGCGAGGCGTTCCGGTCCGCGCTGGCCGAGCACCGCCGCCGCATCGACGCGCGGGTGACCCGATTGCGCGGCATCCTGCACACGATCGACCACGCGCTGACCGACGAGGAGTGGACCATGAGCACACCCGCGGCGCCCGTCGCTGAGCCCGAGCTGCACCGCCGGCTCGGCGCCGACCTGTTCAACGACACGTGGCGGCTGATGGAGCTGGAGGACCGGTCCCCCGCCGACGACGTCCTGATGATCCACCAGGCGCACGCGTCGGCCTACCACTGGCTCCAGGCCGGCACGCCGAACAACGTCGCCCGTAGCCACTGGCTGTGCTCGCGGGTCTACTGCGTCGTCGGGCGGGCCGAGCCGGCGCTGTTCCACGCCCGCCTGGTGCTGTCGACCTGCCAGGAGCACGGCATCGGCGACTGGGACCTCGCCTTCGCCTACGAGGCGCTGGGCCGCGCGTACGCCGTCGCCGGCGACCACGACGAGGCCCGGCGCCACGTCGAGCAGGCCCGGCTGGCCAGCGCCGACATCAGCACCGACGAGGACCGCGAGCTGCTGCTCGGCGACCTGGAGACGATCCCGTCCGCCGGGTGA
- a CDS encoding DUF6597 domain-containing transcriptional factor has product MSATLVPMVGQTYRERPPRRRLAGLVATTWVQRVAPGSPAYVQRDIPSGAVELVCRVGGTPQLSGPLTGPRADLIPPGTTVVGLRFRPGAAAAVLGLPASELTDLRVGAADVWGTAATAAGERLAAATTGDAAVAVLEELVTAAAGRAGVTGPDPLIAEAVRRLMPWHAAEAGVVGTALHVSERAFRRRCLADVGVGPKTLQRMLRFQGFLARTQAALADGRDPAGDGLARLAADAGYADQAHLTRECVRLTGATPRTFLRDTQEACGCGHDHAASYTPLLTGRFVQERRVLRA; this is encoded by the coding sequence ATGTCTGCGACACTCGTGCCCATGGTCGGGCAGACCTACCGTGAACGGCCGCCGCGGCGACGGCTGGCCGGACTCGTCGCGACCACCTGGGTGCAGCGCGTCGCGCCGGGCTCGCCGGCCTACGTGCAGCGCGACATCCCGTCCGGCGCCGTCGAGCTGGTGTGCCGGGTGGGCGGGACGCCCCAATTGTCCGGACCGCTCACCGGGCCGCGGGCCGACCTGATCCCGCCCGGCACGACCGTCGTCGGCCTGCGGTTCCGGCCGGGCGCCGCCGCGGCCGTGCTCGGGCTGCCGGCGTCGGAGCTCACCGACCTCCGGGTCGGCGCCGCCGACGTGTGGGGGACGGCGGCAACGGCGGCCGGCGAGCGGCTGGCCGCGGCGACCACCGGCGACGCGGCGGTGGCGGTGCTGGAGGAGTTGGTGACGGCGGCCGCCGGGCGTGCCGGCGTCACCGGGCCGGACCCCCTGATCGCCGAGGCGGTGCGCCGGCTCATGCCCTGGCACGCCGCGGAGGCGGGCGTCGTCGGCACGGCGCTGCACGTCTCCGAGCGGGCGTTCCGGCGGCGCTGCCTCGCCGACGTCGGCGTCGGGCCGAAGACGTTGCAGCGGATGCTGCGCTTCCAGGGTTTCCTGGCCCGGACGCAGGCCGCGCTCGCCGACGGGCGTGACCCCGCGGGCGACGGCCTGGCCCGGCTCGCCGCGGACGCCGGCTACGCCGACCAGGCGCACCTGACCCGCGAGTGCGTCCGCCTCACCGGGGCGACGCCACGGACGTTCCTCCGCGACACCCAGGAGGCCTGCGGCTGCGGTCACGACCACGCGGCGTCGTACACCCCGCTGCTGACTGGCCGTTTCGTTCAAGAGCGGCGGGTGCTGCGGGCCTAG
- a CDS encoding FAD-binding oxidoreductase: MTTTAGPEPRPLAVVGCRSAADVAGAIDLARRHGVPAVPRSGGHCFAGRSWTSGVVIDVRPMRTVTAAGDRVTVGAGVRLGELYAELARHGMTLPAGCGPTVGIAGLTLGGGFGILGRRYGLTADRLTAARVVLADGRVVDCDEERHADLFWALRGAGGGQFGVVTELTFRAVPEPEVTAFHLAWPVAEAAAVLAAWQEWSPDGPDELAASLLLVGGPDPGRPPVANVFGTLLGGEPETAALLARFIARVGTPPATQAVATRPYAATKQHLAELGARMAGPATEHRPLSRSEYVARSLPEEAVAALVDGLARDRVAGETRELDVSPWGGAYTRVPVDATAFAHREARFLVKHAVTGPDPAGWLDRSWAAAHPWGTGGVYPNFPDPRLDDPLGAYHGPNLARLRQVKAAYDPGGFFDFPQSIRA; this comes from the coding sequence ATGACCACCACCGCGGGACCCGAACCCCGTCCGCTGGCCGTCGTCGGCTGCCGTTCCGCCGCGGACGTCGCCGGCGCCATCGACCTCGCCCGGCGGCACGGCGTCCCGGCGGTCCCGCGCAGCGGCGGGCACTGTTTCGCCGGCCGTTCGTGGACGTCGGGCGTGGTCATCGACGTGCGTCCGATGCGGACGGTGACGGCCGCCGGCGACCGCGTCACCGTCGGCGCCGGGGTCCGGCTGGGCGAGCTCTACGCCGAACTGGCCCGTCACGGGATGACATTGCCCGCCGGCTGCGGCCCGACGGTCGGCATCGCCGGCCTCACCCTGGGGGGCGGCTTCGGCATCCTCGGGCGGCGGTACGGGCTGACCGCGGACCGGCTGACGGCGGCCCGGGTCGTGCTGGCCGACGGGCGGGTCGTCGACTGCGACGAGGAGCGTCACGCCGACCTGTTCTGGGCGCTGCGCGGCGCGGGCGGCGGCCAGTTCGGCGTCGTGACGGAGCTGACGTTCCGGGCCGTGCCGGAGCCCGAGGTGACCGCGTTCCACCTCGCCTGGCCCGTCGCCGAGGCGGCCGCGGTGCTCGCCGCGTGGCAGGAGTGGTCGCCGGACGGACCGGACGAGCTGGCCGCGAGCCTGCTGCTGGTGGGCGGCCCGGATCCCGGCCGGCCGCCGGTCGCGAACGTGTTCGGGACGCTCCTCGGCGGCGAGCCGGAGACGGCCGCACTGCTGGCCCGGTTCATCGCCCGCGTCGGCACGCCGCCCGCGACCCAGGCCGTCGCGACCCGTCCGTACGCCGCCACCAAACAGCACCTGGCCGAGCTCGGCGCGCGGATGGCGGGGCCTGCGACGGAGCACCGTCCGCTCAGCCGCTCGGAGTACGTCGCCCGGTCCCTCCCGGAGGAGGCGGTCGCGGCGCTGGTGGACGGCCTGGCGCGGGACCGGGTCGCGGGCGAGACGCGCGAGCTCGACGTCAGCCCGTGGGGCGGCGCCTACACCAGGGTGCCCGTGGACGCGACCGCCTTCGCCCACCGCGAGGCGCGGTTCCTGGTCAAGCACGCCGTCACCGGCCCCGATCCGGCCGGCTGGCTGGACCGGTCCTGGGCGGCGGCGCATCCGTGGGGGACCGGCGGCGTCTACCCGAACTTCCCCGACCCGCGGCTGGACGATCCGCTGGGGGCCTACCACGGGCCGAACCTCGCCCGGCTCCGGCAGGTCAAGGCCGCGTACGACCCCGGCGGCTTTTTCGACTTCCCGCAATCGATCCGCGCCTGA
- a CDS encoding pyridoxamine 5'-phosphate oxidase family protein: protein MRDLTDEARRLLSGGHPAHLATLMPDGSPHSVPVWVGLDGDRAWEIIDRMADAYVGMPYAPRTDRVVYAIEPEHVRVVVIG, encoded by the coding sequence ATGCGTGACCTGACCGACGAGGCCCGCCGCCTGCTGAGCGGCGGGCACCCCGCGCACCTCGCGACGCTGATGCCGGACGGCTCGCCGCACTCCGTCCCGGTGTGGGTCGGCCTGGACGGCGACCGCGCCTGGGAGATCATCGACCGGATGGCGGACGCCTACGTCGGCATGCCGTACGCCCCGCGCACCGACCGCGTCGTCTACGCGATCGAGCCGGAGCACGTCCGCGTGGTGGTGATCGGATGA
- a CDS encoding dihydrofolate reductase family protein, with protein sequence MSVFAALSVSVDGYVTGPDPSPEQALGRTTYDHSGGFGGGSPHPSAPLVVLTHRPVPEASAAQTVAGSIEEAVARARELAGDLDVGLMGTGVTAAALAAGLLDEVTLHQVPVLLGGGTPFFHALPESRPLERVSVVEAPGVTHLTFRVVR encoded by the coding sequence ATGAGCGTCTTCGCAGCCCTGTCCGTCTCCGTCGACGGCTACGTCACCGGCCCGGACCCGAGCCCGGAGCAGGCGCTCGGCCGCACCACGTACGACCACTCCGGCGGCTTCGGCGGCGGCAGCCCGCACCCGAGCGCCCCGCTGGTCGTGCTGACCCACCGGCCGGTCCCGGAGGCGTCCGCGGCGCAGACCGTCGCGGGCAGCATCGAGGAGGCGGTCGCCCGGGCGAGAGAGCTCGCGGGCGATCTCGACGTCGGGCTGATGGGCACCGGCGTGACGGCGGCGGCGCTGGCCGCGGGGCTGCTGGACGAGGTGACGCTGCACCAGGTGCCCGTCCTGCTGGGCGGCGGCACGCCGTTCTTCCACGCGCTGCCCGAGTCGCGGCCGCTGGAGCGGGTGAGCGTGGTCGAGGCGCCAGGCGTCACGCACCTGACCTTCCGGGTGGTCCGCTGA